Proteins co-encoded in one Kwoniella shandongensis chromosome 12, complete sequence genomic window:
- a CDS encoding eukaryotic translation initiation factor 5A: MSDEEHHETFEAAGAGASKTFPMQCSALRKNGHVVIKGRPCKIIDMSTSKTGKHGHAKVHLVATDIFTGKKLEDISPSTHNMDVPNVTRREFQLLDIQDGFFNLMDGDGNSKDDVKVPDTELGQQIESDFEAGKDLMITIIAAMDEEQAISFKEAPAGA, translated from the exons ATGTCTGACGAGGAGCATCACGAGACTTTCGAGGctgccggtgccggtgccTCCAAGACCTTCCC CATGCAGTGTTCTGCTCTCAGGAAGAACGGTCACGTCGTCATCAAGGGTCGACCTTGTAAGATCATTGACATGTCCACTTCCAAGACTGGAAAGCACGGTCACGCCAAGGTCCACTTGGTCGCTActgat ATCTTCACCGGCAAGAAGCTCGAAGATATCTCTCCCTCTACCCACAACATGGATGTCCCCAACGTCACCAGGCGAGAATTCCAGCTCCTCGACATCCAGGAT GGCTTCTTCAACTTGATGGACGGTGATGGAAACTCCAAGGACGACGTCAAGGTCCCCGACACCGAGCTCGGTCAGCAGATTGAGTCCGACTTCGAGGCCGGCAAGGACTTGatgatcaccatcatcgctgcTATGG ACGAGGAGCAGGCTATCTCTTTCAAGGAGGCCCCCGCGGGCGCATAA
- a CDS encoding cysteine desulfurase IscS: MNPVRPLLRACQLRSSIASTSSIAARIQSRTLVTPTQPRSATVSNVTVEQVREDPGELDAGDVVANAAEDGKEMFGFKLNPVSTKTGGNAKSEGRPIYLDMQATTPMDPRVLDKMLPFFTEQFGNPHSRTHAYGWEAESAVDEAREQVAKLVGASAKDIVFTSGATESNNMLIKGIAKFHQAKRKHVITTQTEHKCVLDSCRWLSTQGFEVTYLPVLPNGLVSLTDLKAALRPDTSVVSIMAVNNEIGVIQPLAEISQVLKDYAKENKVPKAMFHTDAAQAVGKIEIDVEKMGIDAMSISGHKIYGPKGIGAAYVRRRPRVRIEPLIHGGGQERGLRSGTVPAPLVVGLGEACRIAKEEMARDHKRISELSERLITGITSQVEQIVRNGDPNGYPGCVNLSFSYVEGESLLMALKDIALSSGSACTSASLEPSYVLRALGAAEDMAHSSLRFGIGRFTTEAEIDLVIDRIVQVVTKLRDMSPLWEMVQEGIDITKIEWSQ; the protein is encoded by the exons ATGAATCCTGTACGACCCCTTCTTCGTGCTTGTCAACTCCGATCCTCTAtcgcctccacttcctccatcgcCGCTCGAATCCAGAGCCGGACCTTGGTCACTCCCACACAACCTAGAAGTGCGACAGTGTCAAATGTCACAGTTGAGCAAGTACGAGAAGATCCGGGAGAGCTAGACGCTGGAGACGTAGTAGCGAACGCGGCTGAAGATGGAAAAG AGATGTTCGGTTTTAAGCTCAACCCGGTCTCCACGAAGACGGGCGGCAATGCCAAGTCAGAGGGACGACCGATCTACCTCGATATGCAAGCTACCACACCGATGGACCCTCGAGTACTCGACAAGATGCTTCCGTTCTTCACCGAGCAGTTCGGTAACCCGCATTCAAGAACACACGCATACGGTTGGGAGGCAGAGAGTGCAGTAGACGAGGCTAGAGAACAGGTCGCAAAGCTGGTTGGAGCTTCCGCAAAGGATATCGTCTTCACAAGTGGTGCGACAGAGAGCAACAATATGTTGATCAAGGGTATCGCAAAGTTCCACCAAGCAAAGAGAAAGCACGTCATCACGACACAAACC GAGCACAAATGTGTTCTCGATTCATGCAGATGGCTGTCAACGCAAGGCTTCGAGGTCACCTACCTTCCCGTCCTCCCTAACGGTCTCGTTTCCCTTACCGACTTGAAGGCTGCTCTTCGACCCGACACATCAGTCGTCTCCATCATGGCCGTTAACAACGAGATCGGTGTCATTCAGCCTCTCGCCGAGATCTCGCAGGTACTCAAAGACTACgccaaggagaacaaggttCCCAAGGCGATGTTCCACACCGATGCTGCTCAAGCTGTCGgaaagatcgagatcgatgtggagaagatgggtaTCGACGCGATGAGTATCTCTGGACACAAGATCTACGGTCCCAAGGGTATCGGAGCTGCCTACGTTCGAAGAAGACCACGAGTGAGGATCGAGCCTTTGATCCACGGTGGTGGTCAGGAAAGAGGTTTGCGAAGCGGAACAGTTCCTGCTCCTCTTGTCGTCGGTCTGGGTGAAGCATGCCGAATcgccaaggaggagatggcgagAGATCACAAGAGGATCTCAGAGCTTTCAGAACGACTCATCACTGGTATCACTTCGCAAGTGGAGCAGATCGTCCGAAATGGTGATCCCAACGGTTACCCCGGTTGTGTCAACCTCTCATTCTCTTACGTCGAGGGTGAATCGCTTCTCATGGctttgaag GACATCGCTCTTTCATCCGGTTCCGCCTGTACTTCCGCCTCACTCGAGCCGTCATATGTGCTCCGAGCTTTGGGAGCTGCCGAAGACATGGCGcactcttctcttcgattCGGTATCGGACGATTCACAACGGAGGCAGAGATCGACCTTGTCATCGACCGAATCGTTCAAGTCGTCACGAAGCTGAGAGACATGAGTCCGCTATGGGAGATGGTACAGGAGGGTATTGACATTACCAAGATTGAGTGGAGCCAGTGA
- a CDS encoding transcription and mRNA export factor SUS1 translates to MIVKDDQGLARHVFAFIRIIVDILHFHLAPTRITSAIIITLNIDFGIIQQSRLINRHHQPFGIAFDHTETNNNMVSTSAEQQPDEATMNAIRQRLLETGDWDRIQKLLRAQLEESGWADDLKDLAKEKARAQETPSLEGLIKEITQTAQTMVGDGVRRDVMQEIEGVLDREVDQA, encoded by the exons ATGATAGTGAAGGACGATCAAGGTCTCGCACGCCATGTGTTCGCTTTCATTCGGATTATCGTGGacatcctccactttcacctcgCACCCACGCGAATCACTTCGGCCATCATTATCACTTTGAATATTGATTTCGGAATAATCCAACAATCACGTCTTATCAACAGACACCATCAACCCTTCGGAATCGCATTTGATCATACCGagaccaacaacaacatggtATCTACCTCGGCTGAGCAGCAGCCTGATGAGGCAACGATGAATGCCATCAGGCAGAGATTGTTGGAAACGGGAGATTGGGATAG GATACAGAAGTTGCTCCGAGCGCAGCTCGAGGAAAGTGGTTGGGCAGATGACTTGAAAGATCTAGCCAAGG AGAAGGCACGAGCGCAAGAAACACCTAGTCTCGAAGGCCTTATCAAAGAGATCACACAGACCGCTCAGA CAATGGTCGGAGATGGAGTCAGGAGGGATGTAATGCAGGAGATTGAGGGTGTTCTGGATAGGGAGGTGGATCAGGCCTAA
- a CDS encoding 3-deoxy-7-phosphoheptulonate synthase — protein MTSATSSPDRNRPLDDRKVTGYDPLIPPALLRHDLPVPAVASKTISSARRTTASIVQGTDPLSRLVVVVGPCSIHDVDQAKEYASRLRKGVQEGKWPGLEVVMRVYFEKPRTTVGWKGLINDPDIDGSFQINKGLRVARQLLCDINEMGMPVGCELLDTISPQFIADLITWGAIGARTTESQLHRELASGASFPIGFKNGTDGSVGVAIDAMQSAAHPHHFMGINSQGMASIVKTSGNNDCHVILRGGSGGPNFAAEHVQKALKTMRTKDTEKHAAIMVDCSHGNSSKNHLNQPKVAADVAAQIAAGEDGIVGIMFESNLKGGKQSSDMGRENLEYGVSITDACVDWEMTVDMLDTLNEASIKRRAILDAREANGNGHVNGDAPAVQRVRAEE, from the exons ATGACATCTGCTACATCCTCACCTGACAGAAACAGACCTTTGGACGACCGAAAAGTCACTGGT TACGACCCCCTCATCCCCCCTGCTTTGCTCCGACACGATCTCCCCGTCCCAGCCGTCGCGAGCAAGACAATCTCATCAGCTCGACGAACAACCGCTTCCATCGTTCAGGGTACAGACCCCCTCTCTAGATTGGTAGTCGTCGTTGGACCTTGTAGTATTCACGATGTGGACCAGGCAAAGGAGTACGCTTCAAGATTGAGAAAAGGTGTTCAGGAGGGTAAATGGCCTGGTTTGGAAGTCGTCATGAGAGTTTACTT CGAGAAGCCAAGAACGACAGTCGGCTGGAAGGGTTTGATCAATGATCCTGATATCGATGGTTCGTTCCAGATCAACAAGGGTTTGAGGGTCGCCAGACAATTGTTGTGTGACATCAACGAGATGGGTATGCCCGTTGGTTGTGAGCTCCTCGACACCATCTC TCCCCAGTTCATTGCCGACCTCATCACCTGGGGTGCTATCGGTGCCCGAACCACCGAATCCCAACTTCACCGAGAACTCGCTTCTGGTGCATCCTTCCCCATCGGTTTCAAGAACGGTACAGACGGTTCAGTCGGTGTCGCCATTGACGCTATGCAATCGGCagctcaccctcatcacttCATGGGTATCAACAGCCAAGGTATGGCCAGTATCGTCAAGACATCGGGTAACAACGATTGTCACGTCATCTTgagaggcggaagcggtGGTCCCAACTTCGC TGCCGAACACGTCCAAAAGGCTTTGAAGACTATGCGAACCAAGGACACCGAGAAGCACGCTGCCATCATGGTCGACTGCTCTCACGGAAACTCGTCCAAGAACCACCTTAACCAACCTAAGGTCGCTGCCGACGTTGCTGCTCAAATCGCCGCAGGTGAAGACGGAATCGTTGGTATCAT GTTCGAGAGTAACTTGAAGGGCGGAAAGCAGAGCAGTGACATGGGACGAGAGAACCTCGAGTACGGTGTTTCCATCACCGACGCTTGTGTCGACTGGGAGATGACCGTGGACATGTTGGACACCCTCAACGAG GCATCCATCAAACGAAGAGCCATCCTTGATGCTCGAGAAGCCAATGGAAACGGTCACGTCAACGGCGATGCTCCCGCTGTCCAAAGAGTCAGGGCCGAGGAGTAA